A window of the Virgibacillus pantothenticus genome harbors these coding sequences:
- a CDS encoding ArsB/NhaD family transporter has protein sequence MEIIIASFIFICCYVFIMTEQINRALVTLTGGVLLLLTGIYSAERMLTEYIDWNTIALLFAMMVLIAITEKTGLFAYMAIRFAQKVRGAPIPLLIGAGVLTGIGSALLDNVTTVLIFVPIMLKITKLLKLPAFPYLLIIIFSSNIGGAATLIGDPPNIMIGQAVEHLTFSSFLIHMAPIAVILFGIMLVFVWVLFRKSLRRTSLDVKELLAMDAQAYLHRTPMLYQSITVLLLTIIGFLLHAFLYVELTTVALSGAILLLLLTEKEVAAEQIFAKIEWVTLFFFIGLFTLVGGLEEVGVIDEIARAIVVITNGDYVQTALLILWVSGLFSGIVDNIPFVAAMIPVVQEFESYGMVYLDPIWWALALGACLGGNATLIGASANVVVAGLAEGAKESISFIRFLLYGFPLVIISLIVATIYLYIRYLLPYIG, from the coding sequence TTGGAAATTATTATAGCCTCATTCATTTTTATTTGTTGTTATGTATTTATTATGACAGAGCAAATTAATCGTGCACTGGTTACTTTAACTGGTGGCGTATTGCTCTTATTGACTGGAATCTATTCTGCCGAGCGTATGTTAACAGAATATATTGATTGGAATACAATCGCGCTCTTATTTGCCATGATGGTATTAATTGCCATCACAGAAAAAACAGGTTTGTTTGCTTATATGGCGATTCGTTTTGCACAAAAAGTGAGAGGTGCACCAATCCCTCTTTTGATTGGCGCGGGGGTATTAACAGGAATTGGCTCAGCATTGCTGGATAATGTAACAACGGTATTAATTTTTGTTCCAATAATGCTCAAAATTACGAAACTGTTAAAGTTGCCCGCGTTTCCGTATTTACTCATAATTATTTTCAGTTCCAATATTGGCGGTGCGGCAACATTGATTGGGGACCCGCCTAATATTATGATCGGACAAGCGGTAGAGCATTTAACCTTTTCGTCATTTTTGATCCATATGGCTCCCATCGCCGTTATCCTATTCGGGATCATGCTTGTCTTTGTTTGGGTATTGTTTCGAAAGTCCTTACGACGGACGAGCTTGGATGTCAAAGAGTTGCTAGCAATGGACGCGCAAGCTTATTTGCATCGAACACCAATGTTGTATCAATCAATCACGGTTCTCTTATTAACAATAATCGGTTTTTTACTACATGCATTTTTGTATGTTGAATTGACTACTGTAGCGTTATCTGGCGCTATATTACTACTTCTATTGACGGAAAAAGAAGTGGCAGCAGAGCAAATATTTGCAAAAATAGAGTGGGTTACATTGTTCTTTTTTATTGGGTTATTTACTCTAGTAGGTGGTTTAGAAGAAGTAGGCGTCATTGATGAAATCGCGAGGGCAATCGTAGTAATTACCAATGGAGACTATGTACAAACAGCATTGTTGATTTTATGGGTCTCCGGTTTGTTTTCTGGTATTGTGGATAATATCCCTTTTGTCGCTGCGATGATTCCAGTTGTTCAAGAATTTGAAAGCTATGGAATGGTGTATTTAGATCCAATTTGGTGGGCATTGGCTTTAGGTGCATGTTTAGGGGGAAACGCAACGTTGATCGGAGCTTCTGCTAATGTAGTGGTGGCAGGTTTAGCTGAAGGAGCGAAGGAAAGTATATCGTTTATTCGCTTTTTACTATACGGATTTCCACTCGTAATTATATCATTGATTGTTGCTACCATTTATCTCTATATTCGCTATTTACTACCATATATCGGATAA
- the spoVB gene encoding stage V sporulation protein B codes for MTKQTFLQGTLILILAGMITRFLGFINRIVVARLIGEEGVGLYMMALPTFFLVITLTQLGLPVAISKRIAEAEARGDKAKTKQIVIVSLVITGISSIIFSTLMILATPFVATHLLTDQRTLYPLLAISPIIPIIAISSVLRGYFQGKQNMKPQSYAQVLEQVVRISCVALFVKLLLPFGLEYAAAGAMFSIILGELVSLIYMMRQFNRKKHMKVRKNFFSYLSTSRTTLKELFSIALPSTGSRFIASISHFLEPILVAQSLAIAGVSSTLATKQYGELTGYVLPLLFLPTFITQSLSVALVPSISEAEATKSINLIHYRIHQAIRISFASGAIATIVLTLFSIPILTYMYGSANASKFIILMAPFFILLYIQAPLQAALQALDLAKAAMWNSLIGAFCKLTVLFLLASNPSFGIMGVALAISLSVVLITLLHLGALYKAIKFSIPVLDILKMISLLLMTWGVGELLKNIYDNMHGGLLLLIGILGVFCCIYVLFLFLLRFITKEELKQIPFLQKWF; via the coding sequence ATGACGAAACAAACATTTTTACAAGGTACACTTATTCTTATTCTAGCAGGTATGATCACTCGATTTCTTGGATTTATTAATCGGATTGTTGTTGCACGATTAATTGGGGAAGAAGGCGTCGGTCTATACATGATGGCTTTACCAACATTTTTCCTCGTTATTACGCTAACTCAACTTGGCTTACCTGTAGCTATCTCGAAACGAATTGCTGAAGCAGAAGCTCGCGGTGATAAAGCGAAAACCAAACAAATCGTCATTGTATCATTAGTGATTACTGGTATTTCCAGTATCATTTTTTCCACTTTAATGATACTAGCGACTCCTTTTGTCGCAACTCACCTACTTACAGATCAAAGAACATTGTATCCATTACTGGCAATCAGCCCAATTATCCCCATTATCGCTATTTCATCCGTCTTGCGGGGCTACTTTCAAGGCAAACAAAATATGAAACCACAAAGCTATGCACAAGTACTGGAACAAGTAGTACGTATTAGTTGTGTAGCATTATTTGTGAAATTACTATTGCCTTTTGGGCTTGAATATGCTGCAGCAGGAGCAATGTTTAGTATTATTTTAGGGGAACTTGTCTCACTTATCTATATGATGCGCCAATTCAATCGAAAAAAGCACATGAAAGTAAGAAAAAACTTTTTCTCCTATTTATCAACAAGTAGAACGACATTAAAAGAGCTGTTCTCTATTGCTTTACCTAGTACAGGCAGTCGCTTCATTGCTTCTATTTCGCATTTTCTAGAGCCGATTTTAGTTGCGCAAAGTCTCGCAATTGCCGGTGTTTCCAGTACTTTGGCAACGAAACAATATGGAGAGTTAACAGGCTATGTACTCCCTTTACTATTTTTACCGACATTTATTACCCAATCCCTGTCCGTTGCTCTAGTCCCTTCTATTTCGGAAGCAGAAGCAACGAAAAGTATAAATTTGATTCACTATCGAATCCATCAAGCGATCCGCATTTCGTTTGCATCTGGTGCAATAGCCACGATTGTACTAACCTTATTTTCCATACCTATTTTAACATATATGTATGGATCCGCTAATGCAAGTAAATTTATTATTTTAATGGCTCCATTTTTTATTTTACTTTATATCCAAGCTCCATTACAAGCAGCATTACAAGCTCTTGACCTTGCTAAAGCTGCCATGTGGAACAGCCTGATTGGAGCATTCTGCAAACTCACTGTCCTATTTTTACTCGCTTCCAATCCGAGTTTTGGAATTATGGGAGTCGCCTTAGCTATTTCCTTAAGTGTTGTATTAATTACACTTTTACATTTAGGTGCTTTATATAAAGCCATTAAATTTAGTATCCCGGTTTTAGATATTTTAAAAATGATTTCACTTTTACTAATGACATGGGGAGTAGGTGAACTTCTAAAAAATATATATGATAATATGCATGGCGGACTTTTGTTATTAATTGGTATATTAGGTGTATTCTGTTGCATTTATGTACTATTTCTCTTTTTGCTCCGTTTTATTACGAAAGAAGAGCTAAAACAGATTCCTTTCTTACAAAAATGGTTTTAA
- a CDS encoding post-transcriptional regulator, with protein MEIVQTVSEWKEMVTPALQSKAEEFHLMGYAEATAEDVWKCLMQKVWKGDPEKRIYEVVQDIFQLTTVTYISYLTVNAYQNDDLFASIAAVTNAEQ; from the coding sequence TTGGAAATTGTACAAACAGTATCTGAATGGAAAGAGATGGTTACTCCAGCTTTACAAAGTAAGGCGGAGGAATTTCATTTAATGGGATATGCAGAAGCAACAGCAGAAGATGTTTGGAAATGCCTAATGCAAAAAGTATGGAAAGGTGATCCTGAAAAACGAATCTATGAAGTGGTACAGGATATTTTCCAATTAACAACCGTGACTTATATTAGTTACTTAACCGTAAATGCGTATCAAAATGATGATTTGTTTGCATCAATTGCGGCTGTAACAAATGCAGAGCAATAG
- the secDF gene encoding protein translocase subunit SecDF: protein MKNRGRIVAFFLIVLVFAGTIGTTVTGITKDINLGLDLQGGFEVLYEVEPVDEAQEVDRTTLESTVETLNDRVNRLGISEASIDIEGEDRIRVQLAGVENQSEARELLSTTAQLSFRDVNDNELLSGNDVKENSAKQDFDPNSNQPIVTLELKDAEKFGDVTSKIKDMNNPDTPYPDNLLVIWMDYKKGDSYAEEYQKDEPKFVSAPSVNQTLNTSQVMISGNFTVESAKQLANVINSGSLPVHMEEKYSTSVGAQFGEQALNKTVFAGFIGVGLIFLFMIAVYRFPGLIAAINLTIYIYLILFVFELMNGVLTLPGIAALILGVGMAVDANVITFERIKEELRSGKSIISSFKAGTKNSLSTILDANITTLIAASVLFIFGTSSVKGFATMLIVSILVSFITAVFGTRLLLSLWIKSPFLKRRLSWFAVKKADIKDIKDKQEDEPKLFNREINVVNHRKKFFWISTIMVVLGIVSLALFRLNPGIDFTSGSRIEILADTSVTTAEIENEFNDLGLEVKSIVSSGENGEMAIARFDKVLEKDTIAEVKAHFNDAYGHEPNVSVVSPIVGEELVKNAAYAVAIASVFMIIYVTIRFEFFFAITAIIALLHDAFFMIAIFSVTQIEFDITIIAAILTIVGYSINDTIVTFDRIRENLRKKKKVKSFKELAIIVNRSLVQTFIRSINTSITTLIAVLAFLFLGAESIGGFAIALTFGLVAGTYSSLFIASQLWLVWRGKMIKKKPVDFTKKKRVEGPQV, encoded by the coding sequence ATGAAAAATAGAGGCAGAATTGTTGCCTTTTTTCTAATCGTACTCGTTTTCGCTGGTACAATTGGAACGACGGTTACAGGAATTACGAAAGATATTAATTTAGGATTGGATTTACAAGGTGGATTTGAAGTTTTATATGAAGTGGAACCTGTTGATGAAGCTCAAGAAGTAGACCGAACAACATTGGAATCGACGGTTGAGACATTGAATGATCGCGTTAACCGTCTTGGAATTAGTGAAGCAAGTATTGATATTGAAGGGGAAGACAGAATTAGAGTGCAGCTTGCCGGAGTGGAAAACCAGTCCGAAGCAAGAGAATTACTTTCAACGACGGCACAGCTTTCCTTTCGAGATGTCAATGATAATGAGCTTTTAAGTGGTAATGACGTAAAAGAAAATAGTGCAAAACAAGATTTTGATCCGAACAGTAATCAACCAATTGTTACATTAGAGTTAAAAGATGCTGAAAAGTTTGGTGACGTAACAAGCAAAATTAAGGATATGAATAATCCAGATACACCTTATCCGGATAATCTGCTAGTTATTTGGATGGATTATAAAAAAGGAGATTCTTATGCAGAAGAATATCAAAAGGATGAGCCTAAGTTTGTCTCAGCTCCTAGTGTTAACCAAACGTTAAACACGAGCCAAGTGATGATTAGTGGAAATTTCACCGTGGAATCCGCAAAACAGTTAGCTAATGTCATTAATTCTGGTTCTTTACCAGTACATATGGAAGAAAAGTATTCCACGTCGGTAGGTGCGCAGTTTGGGGAACAAGCGTTAAATAAAACCGTTTTTGCAGGTTTCATCGGTGTGGGGCTAATTTTTCTCTTTATGATAGCTGTCTATCGTTTTCCAGGATTAATTGCGGCTATCAATTTAACGATTTATATTTATCTTATTCTGTTTGTATTTGAATTGATGAACGGCGTACTAACATTACCAGGTATTGCGGCGCTTATCCTAGGAGTTGGGATGGCCGTAGATGCTAATGTCATCACTTTTGAACGTATTAAAGAAGAATTACGTAGCGGAAAATCAATCATATCGTCATTTAAAGCTGGGACGAAAAACTCACTGTCGACCATATTAGATGCGAATATTACGACGTTAATAGCAGCGTCTGTTTTATTTATTTTTGGTACAAGTTCCGTTAAAGGTTTTGCAACGATGCTAATCGTCAGTATCCTAGTAAGCTTTATAACTGCGGTCTTTGGTACGCGACTGTTGTTAAGTTTATGGATTAAGAGTCCATTTTTAAAACGTCGCCTTAGCTGGTTTGCAGTGAAGAAAGCAGACATTAAAGATATTAAAGATAAGCAAGAAGACGAACCGAAACTGTTTAATCGGGAGATCAATGTCGTCAATCACCGGAAAAAGTTTTTTTGGATATCGACCATTATGGTTGTGTTAGGTATCGTATCACTTGCCCTATTTAGATTAAACCCAGGTATTGATTTTACCAGTGGTTCTAGAATTGAGATTTTAGCAGATACAAGCGTTACGACAGCGGAAATAGAGAATGAGTTTAATGATCTTGGACTAGAAGTCAAGTCCATTGTATCGTCAGGGGAAAACGGGGAAATGGCGATTGCTCGTTTTGACAAGGTATTAGAAAAAGACACGATTGCAGAGGTGAAAGCACACTTTAATGATGCATATGGCCATGAACCAAACGTAAGTGTCGTTTCACCGATTGTTGGTGAGGAACTTGTGAAAAATGCGGCTTATGCAGTTGCCATCGCTTCTGTTTTTATGATTATTTATGTCACCATTCGCTTTGAATTCTTTTTCGCTATAACTGCGATTATTGCTTTATTACATGATGCATTCTTTATGATTGCTATTTTTAGTGTGACACAAATTGAATTTGATATAACGATTATAGCGGCTATCCTAACGATTGTCGGATATTCTATAAACGATACAATTGTTACCTTTGACCGTATAAGAGAGAACTTGAGGAAAAAGAAAAAAGTCAAATCGTTCAAAGAGCTTGCGATTATTGTTAACCGCAGTTTGGTACAAACGTTTATACGTAGTATAAATACATCCATTACAACATTAATCGCCGTACTAGCATTTCTGTTTTTAGGCGCTGAATCCATTGGTGGATTTGCGATTGCTCTAACGTTTGGTCTAGTAGCTGGTACGTATTCGTCGCTTTTCATAGCCTCACAGCTTTGGCTCGTATGGCGAGGTAAAATGATTAAGAAAAAACCAGTTGATTTTACAAAGAAAAAACGTGTAGAAGGTCCACAAGTATAA
- a CDS encoding LapA family protein — protein sequence MKGQTYVIFAIIFVIIVAVFAVTNVETVEVNYLFWSAESPLILVILFSVLMGGLITATVGLIKMYRMQREMKRLEAENFNLMNKLEEEDIPYHQVENETVSMIEEEKQ from the coding sequence ATGAAGGGTCAAACCTATGTTATTTTTGCTATTATTTTTGTTATTATTGTAGCTGTATTTGCTGTTACAAACGTGGAGACGGTTGAAGTAAACTATCTTTTCTGGTCTGCAGAATCGCCATTAATTCTTGTGATTTTATTTTCTGTTCTCATGGGCGGTTTAATTACTGCAACAGTTGGATTAATAAAAATGTATCGCATGCAAAGAGAGATGAAACGCCTGGAAGCAGAAAATTTCAATTTGATGAACAAATTAGAAGAAGAAGATATTCCATATCACCAAGTAGAAAATGAAACTGTTTCAATGATAGAGGAGGAAAAGCAGTAG
- the recJ gene encoding single-stranded-DNA-specific exonuclease RecJ yields MLLSKANWKFIGKEKVNFKWDDSSQVSPIIEELLLQRGITTKQAVSKFLKPDLNDLHSPDNLLSIDKAVKRVQKAIQQGEKALVFGDYDADGVTATTVMIKALQELGAQCDYYIPNRFTEGYGPNEAAFRQAHREGYTLIITVDTGIAAVEEAKVAKELDIDLIITDHHEVQKELPDCYAIIHPKCSPDYLFQELAGVGVAFKFAQALLGYVPKHLLSFVAIGTVADLVPLLDENRILVYYGLKELANTTHHGLKALKQTANIDGIVTEEDIGFVIGPRLNAVGRLQSADMAVELMLTEDPEEAKTIAEEMEVLNRERQQLVQQIVEEAEQMLANEAEQGVIVVAKEGWNEGVLGIVASKLVRKWDKPAIVLSIKADQGIAKGSARSIPAFDLFQNCMKVSHLFQQFGGHSQAAGMTLEIAQVKPLYQALNEQIMQQLSEEDYKQELSVNSTLPVSQVTLSLIEAIQQLAPFGMHNPKPLFHIKAVPEQPRQIGSMKNHLKLQFKADDKQLDAIGFGIGELYHYLTPRTPINIVGELTINEWNGNRKPQFMIQDMSIDEWQLFDHRGKRQTNLELFVHASPLIYSVGDEQRAQSLGVPHQTYEDDWSSIGELDTLFIFTMPSCLNDLEEVLKQTKPKNIHVCYYVEDSTYLRAFPTRDDFKWMYGFLQQQKVVSLDKELPAFSHTKGWSKEKLLFIIHVFYELRFIHIEGRKIQLVNNPLKRDLQDSKTYQKRMQQAEIERKLYYSNYEQLKNYFTNCMEHLGRPKEELSYGL; encoded by the coding sequence ATGTTGTTAAGTAAGGCTAATTGGAAGTTTATAGGTAAAGAAAAAGTGAACTTTAAATGGGACGATTCCTCGCAAGTTTCCCCTATTATAGAAGAGTTATTATTACAAAGAGGGATAACGACCAAACAAGCTGTATCCAAATTTCTAAAACCCGATTTGAATGATTTACACAGTCCAGATAATCTTCTTTCGATAGATAAAGCGGTAAAGCGAGTACAGAAAGCGATTCAACAAGGCGAAAAAGCACTTGTCTTTGGCGATTATGATGCGGATGGAGTTACTGCTACAACAGTGATGATAAAGGCATTACAAGAGCTTGGTGCTCAATGTGATTATTATATTCCAAATCGATTCACTGAAGGTTATGGACCGAATGAAGCTGCTTTTCGTCAAGCACATCGAGAAGGATATACGTTAATTATTACTGTAGATACAGGTATCGCTGCAGTTGAAGAAGCGAAAGTAGCAAAAGAATTGGACATTGATTTAATAATCACAGACCACCATGAAGTCCAGAAAGAATTGCCTGATTGTTATGCGATTATTCATCCAAAATGCTCACCAGATTATTTATTTCAAGAATTAGCCGGCGTAGGAGTGGCATTTAAATTTGCACAAGCTTTACTTGGGTATGTTCCAAAACATCTATTAAGCTTTGTTGCGATAGGGACGGTGGCAGATCTTGTACCTTTATTGGACGAGAATCGGATTTTGGTTTACTACGGCTTAAAGGAGTTAGCAAATACAACCCATCATGGATTGAAAGCGCTGAAACAGACTGCCAATATAGATGGAATTGTGACCGAAGAAGATATAGGTTTTGTTATCGGTCCTAGATTAAATGCTGTGGGCAGATTGCAGTCAGCAGACATGGCGGTGGAATTAATGCTGACTGAAGATCCAGAAGAGGCAAAAACCATTGCAGAAGAAATGGAAGTGCTAAATCGTGAACGCCAACAATTGGTTCAGCAGATTGTCGAAGAAGCAGAACAGATGTTGGCAAACGAAGCAGAACAAGGGGTTATTGTGGTTGCAAAAGAAGGCTGGAATGAGGGCGTATTAGGGATTGTTGCATCAAAACTAGTTCGCAAGTGGGACAAACCGGCTATCGTACTTTCCATAAAAGCTGATCAAGGGATTGCTAAAGGATCCGCAAGAAGCATCCCAGCTTTTGATTTGTTCCAAAATTGCATGAAAGTAAGTCATTTGTTTCAGCAATTCGGAGGGCATTCACAAGCTGCAGGAATGACATTGGAGATAGCGCAAGTTAAGCCATTGTATCAAGCTTTAAACGAACAAATTATGCAGCAATTATCAGAAGAAGATTATAAGCAAGAACTTAGCGTTAACTCAACTTTACCTGTTTCGCAAGTAACGTTATCGTTAATTGAAGCTATTCAACAATTAGCTCCATTTGGAATGCATAATCCAAAACCATTATTTCATATCAAAGCGGTTCCTGAGCAACCGCGGCAAATCGGCAGTATGAAAAACCATCTTAAGCTACAATTTAAAGCAGACGATAAGCAGCTTGATGCGATCGGTTTTGGAATAGGTGAACTATACCATTATTTAACTCCGCGCACTCCCATTAACATAGTAGGGGAACTTACTATTAATGAATGGAACGGCAATCGAAAGCCGCAATTCATGATTCAAGATATGTCAATTGATGAGTGGCAATTGTTTGATCATCGTGGAAAGCGTCAAACGAATTTAGAATTATTCGTTCATGCTAGTCCATTGATTTACAGTGTCGGAGATGAGCAGCGAGCACAGTCGTTAGGGGTTCCCCATCAGACATACGAAGATGACTGGTCTTCCATCGGAGAGCTGGATACATTATTTATATTTACGATGCCTTCATGTTTAAATGACTTAGAAGAAGTACTGAAGCAAACGAAACCAAAAAATATTCATGTATGTTATTATGTAGAAGATAGCACTTATTTACGCGCTTTTCCTACCAGAGACGACTTTAAATGGATGTATGGTTTTTTACAACAGCAAAAAGTAGTCTCTCTTGATAAAGAGCTGCCTGCATTTTCGCACACAAAAGGGTGGAGTAAAGAAAAATTATTGTTTATTATCCATGTATTTTATGAGCTTCGTTTTATACACATAGAAGGTAGAAAGATCCAACTAGTGAATAACCCATTAAAAAGGGATTTACAGGATTCGAAGACATATCAAAAACGCATGCAACAAGCTGAGATTGAAAGGAAGCTGTATTACTCTAATTATGAACAATTAAAGAACTACTTTACAAACTGTATGGAACATTTGGGAAGACCCAAGGAGGAACTTAGTTATGGACTTTAA
- a CDS encoding adenine phosphoribosyltransferase, with protein MDFKKHIKIVENWPKEGVKFKDITPLMANGEAFHSAVDEIVAYAKEKQIDVVVGPEARGFIIGCPVSYSLGVGFAPVRKEGKLPREVIKVDYGLEYGKNVLTIHKDAIKPGQRVLITDDLLATGGTIQATIQLVEELGGIVVGCAFFIELSYLNGMEKLKGYDVLTLMRY; from the coding sequence ATGGACTTTAAAAAGCACATTAAAATTGTTGAAAATTGGCCAAAAGAAGGAGTTAAATTTAAAGATATTACACCGTTAATGGCTAATGGAGAGGCCTTTCACTCAGCTGTAGATGAAATTGTAGCTTATGCGAAAGAAAAGCAAATTGACGTTGTTGTAGGCCCGGAAGCAAGGGGGTTTATCATCGGATGCCCTGTTTCTTATTCACTTGGTGTAGGTTTTGCTCCGGTAAGAAAGGAAGGGAAACTTCCTCGTGAAGTAATTAAAGTAGATTATGGTTTGGAATATGGAAAAAATGTTTTAACTATTCATAAGGATGCGATTAAGCCGGGACAACGCGTATTAATCACCGATGATTTACTGGCAACAGGGGGAACGATTCAAGCAACAATTCAATTGGTTGAAGAACTTGGAGGAATTGTTGTTGGCTGTGCATTTTTTATTGAGTTAAGCTACCTTAATGGAATGGAAAAACTAAAAGGCTATGATGTATTAACCTTGATGCGGTATTAA